A region of the Candidatus Kryptonium sp. genome:
AGTGTCAATCGTGGGGAAAATCAGATAAAAATTGGTGTTTTTACTCCAAATCTCATAAATCAGTCCGTTCAACTTGAAATTTTGAAGGGTGATGGAGTAAGAGTTGGGGATGTTAAGGTCGTTGAGACATATCTTAAAAAACCAGAAGCTCAAAGAGAAAGTGAATTGAAAGCGAAGATAGATAGTTTAAATAATTTAATAAGTTTGAAGCAAGGAGAACTTGAAGTTGTTCTTGGGAAAATTGAGTTTTTGAAAAAGTTAACTCCAAACTTGCAAGCTCAAAAGATCACGATGAGTGAAATTGAAAGTTATTTTAAGTTTTACGGCAGGGCATTAAATGAAAATGTAAAAGACAAGTTAAAAGTTGAACAAGAAATTGACAAACTAAAAGCGGAAAAGAAGAAGTATGAAGATGAGTTAAACAAAGTTTTGTCAGTTAAAGAAAAAGGCAAAATTGTTGAAGTAAGTTTGATATCAGATTTAAATAAAGAGATTGAAATTGGGATTTCGTATCTTGTATCTGGAGTGAATTGGTTTCCCGGATATGAAGTGAGGGCAAATTCAAAAACAAGAAAAGTTGAATTTAACTTCTTCGCATTTGTAAAGCAGTTAACTGGTGAGGATTGGATGGAAGTGCCAGCTGAGATTTCAACGGCTCAAGTTCAAATATGGGGAACACCACCTGAAATTTCACCATGGTTCGTTGATATCTATAAACCTACTCCAGTGCCTTTTATGAAACAGAGAGTTCCTATGATTCAGAAAGAAGAAAATATCGCAGGAGCTCAGGAAATTGAACCGGAATTTATAACACCTGAGGTTGAAACTGGTATAACATCTGTTAATTTTAAGCTGCAAAAAATCAGCATTCCATCTGATGATCAACAACATAAAATTTTTCTTGCGTCGTTTTTGCAGGCATCACCTTTTGCTTATTATGCTGTTCCGAAATTATCACGATATGCATATCTTAAAACAAGTTTAAAAAATGATTTTAGCTTTCCAATTTTACCTGGCGAAGCTAGAATTTTTGTTGATGGTAAGTATGTTTCAAGTTCTTCAATCAAGAGAATTTTATCCGGCGAGACATTTGATTTGTCTCTTGGTGTTGATGAAAGTGTAAAATTGAACAGAAACTTGAAAAAGAAGTTTACGGAGTATACTGGGGTTCTTGGCAGGAGCAAGAAGATTTCTTATGAATACGAGATTGAAATTGAAAACGGGAAAACAAGTGATATAGATATTGAGGTCAAGGATAATTTCCCTGTTTCAAGAAATGAGAAAATCAAGGTCGTGCTTGAATCGCCGACGGATAGAGAAGCGGAAATAAGTAGCGATGGAATTATAAAGTGGAAAATTAAATTGAAACCACAGGAGAAGAAATCTTTAAATGTTAAGTTCTATGTTGAGCATCCAATGGATATTGAGGTAATCGGGCTGGAATAAATTAAATCACAAACAAAAAAGAGGGAACAATGGCAGAAGTCAAAAGTGGATTAAAGTACAAACCACTTGTCCCGCCTGAACAAACGATGAAGGAATTTACGGTTCGTGCGCTTATTCTTGGTTTGATTATGTCAGTTGTCCTTGGAGCTGCGAACGCATATCTTGGTTTAAAGGCAGGTATGACGATTGCTGCTACATATCCTGCTGCGGTTATTAGTATGGCATTTTTGAGGTTGTTTAGGGGGACGATTTTAGAAGAAAATTTTGCTAGAACGGTTGGTTCAATCGGTGAAGCAGTTGCTGCAGGTGCGATTTTCACAATACCTGCTTTTTTGATTGCAGGTGTGTGGACAAACTTTGACGAGCCTCAAAGATATTGGGAATCTGCTTTTATCATGTTTATTGGAGGTGTTATCGGAATATTGTTTGTAGCTTTGTTGAGGAGGGTTTTAGTTGAAGATCCTGAATTACCGTTTCCTGAATCGGTTGCTGCATCTGAAATCCATAAGGCAGGACAAGCAGGTGGAGGTGAAGCTAGATATCTTTTTGGTGCGATGGTAATCGGTGCAGTTATTCAAACACTTGGCAAGTTTAATTTCTTTGCGACAAGTTGGGAGAAATTCACAATGTTTGTAAAGACGGGAGTTAAATTATTAAGCGGAAGAGGGCAAGAAATAACAAGTATTTCAGCTGGTGGAGGTACTCTTTTAACAGCTCCTGCTGTGAGCCCGGCTTACATTGGTGTTGGATTTATCATTGGACCACGGCTTGCTTCATTAAACTTTAGCGGTGGCTTGCTCGCTTGGGGACTTTTCGTTCCTCTGCTTATGTATTTCTTAGGGCCACAGCTTGAACCACTTGTGATGCAAGAAACACAGCCAACTTCTTGGACAGAGCTTGCTTATGCCATATGGAAATTTATAGTTCGTCCGATTGCTATTGGTGGAATGCTTTTGAGCGCAATTTATACGCTTTATAGAATGAGAACAAGTCTTGCTGCTGGATTGAGGCGTTCAATTTCAGATTTAAGGAAAGCAACCGCCGGCGAAGCGACATCGGTTAGTAGGGTTGATCAAGATCTGAGTTTGAAATGGGTTCTTGGACTTTTGTTGGTTTTCTCAGTGTTAACATTTGCACTTTATTATTACTTTAGTGGGTTGTTTAATGCTTCTATTACAGCAACTATTGTCATGATAATTGCAGGGTTTTTCTTTGCAGCGGTTTCGGGATATCTTGTTGGAATAATTGGCGCAAGCAATAATCCTGTAAGTGGTCTTACGCTTTCAACTTTAATAGTCGCTGCGCTTTTGATGGTTGTCCTTGGTGTTAAGGGATTGCCTGGAGTTGCAGCGGTTTTAGGTGTTGCAGCTGTTATATGTGTTGCAGCTGCTGTTGCTGGTGAAATGTTCCAAGATTTGAAAGTCGGGCATATTCTCGGTGGAACACCTTGGAAAATGCAAGTTGGAGATATAATAGGTGTTTTTGTTGCTGCGTTTGTTTTATATTTCCCATTGCTTATACTTCATCAAGGTGATATAAAAGCTGGTGGAACCGGATTTGGAGGAAAGGCGCTTCCAGCTCCACAGGCAAGTTTAATGGCGATGCTCTCAAAGGGAATCGTTGGTGGTGAAATGGCTTGGCCTTTGATAATTGTCGGAATCCTTATGGCATTTGGACTCATACTTTTGCAGGTTAGAAGTCCAATGCTTGTTTTCGTTGGAATGTATTTACCATTTGAAACGACATCGGCAATTTTTGTCGGTGGATTGATAAGAGGAATAGCAGATTTAATTGCTAAAAAGCGTGGTTTTACAGAAGAGCAAATGTTGAAACTTGAAAACAATGGAACACTTCTTGCTTCAGGTTTGATTGCAGGTGAAGCTCTTATGGGCTTGGTATTTGCAGGACTTGCTTTCTATGAAATAAAGATAACACCCATTACACCGACACCTTCCTATCTTGTTAGTTTGATCGTGATCGCTTTGATAGCTTTGCTTTTGATTACTACACCAATAAGATATGCATTGCGAACGCAGGAGAAGAAATCTTAAATAGTGAAACCTAAAAATTGAGTTAGAGGCGCGTCTCTAAGGACGCGCCTTTTTGATTTTTAGTGGGGCTTTTTTAAATTTATAGCAAATTTTTGTTAAACAAAACGCACATAAAATTATGTTAAGTGAATACTTACCGATCTTCATACTGATGCTCTTCGCATTAGCATTTGCCTCCTTTATGGTTTTATCAAATCGCCTTCTCGGTCCCAAAAGACCCAACCCTGAAAAGCTTTCAACCTACGAAAGCGGTATGGAACCAATACGAAGCGCAAGGGACAGATTTTCTGTTAAGTTTTATCTTATTGCGATGCTTTTTATAATTTTTGATATTGAAATCGTTTTCCTCTATCCATGGGCTGTAACTTTTAACAAGCTTGGTGTGTTAGGTTATATAGAGATGTTCCTTTTCATCCTCGTTCTTTTAATTGGATACATTTACATAATAAAGAAAGGAGCATTACGATGGGAATAAATACTTTTAAATTGGAAGAGCAGGGATTTTTCACGACGAAGTTAAGCGAATTCATCAGGTGGGCTCAAAGGAACTCACTTTGGCCAATGCCTCTTGGGATTTCCTGCTGTGCCATTGAAATGATGGCTTTCGCTGCACCAAAATTTGATGTCGCAAGATTCGGCTCTGAATTTTTAAGATTTTCACCGCGTCAATCCGATCTTCTTATTGTTGCTGGAACAGTAACATACAAGATGGCTCGCGTTGTGAGAAAAATTTATGATCAAATGCCTGATCCGAAATGGGTTATAGCAATGGGTGTCTGCACCTCAACTGGCGGAATGTATAGATCATATGCGGTCGTTCAAGGGATTGATCAATTTTTGCCAGTTGATGTTTATGTTTCTGGTTGCCCACCAAGACCAGAGAATTTGATCAATGGGTTGCTCAAAATCCAAGAACTTATAAAAAATGGAATCCCACCTAAAAGAGACCCAATATACATCTAAACAAAAATCCGAAGCACATGATGAAAGATAAAATACTTGAAAAGTTAAGCAACCTTTTTAAGGAAGACATAGTTGAATTCTTGGAATTTCGTGGTGAACTTACCATTGTTGTCAAAAGGGAAAAAATTGTTGAAGTTTGCAAGTTTTTAAAGGAAGATCCCGACCTTTCTTTTGATTATCTTGTGGATATTTGCGGTGTTGATTATTATCGTGAAAAAAACAGATTCGCTGTGGTTTACAATTTGTGGTCGCTAAAAAATAAGTTCAGACTGAGATTAAAAGTTTATGTTGATGAGCCGGATCTTGTTGTCCCGTCGGTTACTTCTGTATGGTCAGCTGCGAATTGGCATGAGCGCGAGACATTTGATATGTTTGGTATTAAGTTTTCGGGGCATCCAGATTTGAGAAGAATTTATATGCCTGAAGATTTTGAGTATTATCCATTGAGAAAAGATTTTCCATTGCAGGGAATTCCAGGATCAATCCCCTTGCCTGGGCGAGAAAAAGTAAAAATTCAACAAGGTTGAAAAATGGAAGAGAAAATAGAAAAAATAGTAGAATCACTTGGAAAAAAGAACATACAAGCAGAGTATAGGGAAGATCCGCTTGGGACGGAAATGATTTTAAATGTAGGTCCACAACATCCAGCTACACACGGGGTTTTGCGTCTCGTCCTTAAACTTGATGGTGAATATATAGTTGATGCTGTGCCTGAACTTGGTTATCTTCATCGTGGCAAGGAAAAAATAGCTGAAAACATGACTTTTCTTGAGTTTTTGCCTCATACCGATAGGATGGATTATCTTGCCCCTCTTTCAAACAACACTGCTTACATGCTCGCTGTTGAAAAGTTGTTTGGAGTTGAAGCGCCGAAAAGAGCTCAGTATATCAGGGTAATTGTAAGTGAGCTTTCAAGGATCGCTTCGCATCTCGTGTGGCTCGGGACTTTCGCAATGGATGTTGGGGCATTGACTGTGTTTATGTGGTGTTTTAGAGAAAGAGAAAAAATTTTAAGCATATTTGATCTTGTGACAGGAGTAAGATTTACGACAAGTTATACAAGAATAGGTGGCGTTGCTCAAGACATAACGGATGAAGCAATCCACGCAATAAAAGAATTCATTGATAATTTCCCGAAAGAGCTCGCTCAGATGGAGAAACTTCTGAATAAAAATAGAATTTTTATTGAAAGAACCGACGGAATTGGAGTGATAACGAAGGAGCAAGCGATTGACATAGGTTTAACTGGACCTAATTTAAGAGCAGTTGGTGTCCCAAGAGATTTGAGAAAAGACGAACCTTATCTTGTTTATAACGAGCTTGATTTTGATATACCTGTTTATGAAGAAGGTGATTGTCTTGCTCGCTATTATGTTCGCCTTGATGAGATGAAGGAAAGCGTTAAAATTGTAAGACAATGTATTGAAAAATTACCTTCTGGACCTGTGAAAGCGGATGAGCCAAAGGCAACTCATCCGAAGAAGGAGAAAATATATACAAAGATGGAAGAATTAATCCATGATTTCATATTAACCAACTTTGGTGGAACTCCACCTGTTGGCGAAGTTTATCACGCTGTTGAAAATCCTAAGGGAGAACTTGGGTTTTATATTGTAAGCGATGGAACAGGTTATCCGTGGAGATTAAAAGTAAGATCCCCATCTTTCGCAAATATACAAGCTTTGCCTTTGATGTTAAAAGGATATATGATTGCAGATCTCGTTGCGATAATTGGTAGTATTGATCCTGTAATGGGCGAGGCAGATAAATAAAACAAAAATAAATTTTTTTCTGCAAATGTTCACTGAAGAAAACTTGAAAAAAGTTGAAGAGATTAAAAAAAGATATCCAACACCACAAGCAGCACTTTTACCTGTTTTGTGGATCGCACAAGAACAATATGGCTGGATTTCCGAAGATGTAATGCGATATGTTGCTGAACTACTTGGCATTCCATATAGTCATGTCTATGGGGTTGTCACATTTTATACAATGTATAACAAAAAACCAGTTGGAAAATATCATATTCAGGTTTGCACTAATGTGAGCTGTATGTTGAATGGTGCTTATGAAAACCTTGAGTATCTTCAAAAGAAACTTAAAATTAAAGTTGGGCAAACCACACCTGATATGAAGTTTACACTTTCGGAAGTTGAATGTCTTGGTTCGTGTGGAACTGCGCCAGTTGTGCAAATAAATGATGATTATTACGAGAACATTGACAGGGAAAAACTTGAGAATTTAATTGAAGAACTAAGTAGGGATGAAAAATGACGGAACAAATAAAATTGATTTTAAAAGACATACCTGAACTTCACAAGATAAAAGTTTATGAAGCAAATGGCGGATATTTAGCGCTGAAAAAGGCTCTTGGGATGAAACCTGATGAAGTCATTGAAGAAGTTAAAAAATCTGGATTAAGAGGCAGAGGCGGCGCTGCTTTCCCAACGGGATTG
Encoded here:
- a CDS encoding mucoidy inhibitor MuiA family protein encodes the protein MTNLIVLLFFVFKALGSNEPIVKSEITSVVVYQGNALITRSAVVSVNRGENQIKIGVFTPNLINQSVQLEILKGDGVRVGDVKVVETYLKKPEAQRESELKAKIDSLNNLISLKQGELEVVLGKIEFLKKLTPNLQAQKITMSEIESYFKFYGRALNENVKDKLKVEQEIDKLKAEKKKYEDELNKVLSVKEKGKIVEVSLISDLNKEIEIGISYLVSGVNWFPGYEVRANSKTRKVEFNFFAFVKQLTGEDWMEVPAEISTAQVQIWGTPPEISPWFVDIYKPTPVPFMKQRVPMIQKEENIAGAQEIEPEFITPEVETGITSVNFKLQKISIPSDDQQHKIFLASFLQASPFAYYAVPKLSRYAYLKTSLKNDFSFPILPGEARIFVDGKYVSSSSIKRILSGETFDLSLGVDESVKLNRNLKKKFTEYTGVLGRSKKISYEYEIEIENGKTSDIDIEVKDNFPVSRNEKIKVVLESPTDREAEISSDGIIKWKIKLKPQEKKSLNVKFYVEHPMDIEVIGLE
- the ndhC gene encoding NADH-quinone oxidoreductase subunit A; translation: MLSEYLPIFILMLFALAFASFMVLSNRLLGPKRPNPEKLSTYESGMEPIRSARDRFSVKFYLIAMLFIIFDIEIVFLYPWAVTFNKLGVLGYIEMFLFILVLLIGYIYIIKKGALRWE
- a CDS encoding NADH-quinone oxidoreductase subunit C; its protein translation is MKDKILEKLSNLFKEDIVEFLEFRGELTIVVKREKIVEVCKFLKEDPDLSFDYLVDICGVDYYREKNRFAVVYNLWSLKNKFRLRLKVYVDEPDLVVPSVTSVWSAANWHERETFDMFGIKFSGHPDLRRIYMPEDFEYYPLRKDFPLQGIPGSIPLPGREKVKIQQG
- the nuoE gene encoding NADH-quinone oxidoreductase subunit NuoE, whose protein sequence is MFTEENLKKVEEIKKRYPTPQAALLPVLWIAQEQYGWISEDVMRYVAELLGIPYSHVYGVVTFYTMYNKKPVGKYHIQVCTNVSCMLNGAYENLEYLQKKLKIKVGQTTPDMKFTLSEVECLGSCGTAPVVQINDDYYENIDREKLENLIEELSRDEK
- a CDS encoding NADH-quinone oxidoreductase subunit B, producing the protein MGINTFKLEEQGFFTTKLSEFIRWAQRNSLWPMPLGISCCAIEMMAFAAPKFDVARFGSEFLRFSPRQSDLLIVAGTVTYKMARVVRKIYDQMPDPKWVIAMGVCTSTGGMYRSYAVVQGIDQFLPVDVYVSGCPPRPENLINGLLKIQELIKNGIPPKRDPIYI
- a CDS encoding oligopeptide transporter, OPT family gives rise to the protein MAEVKSGLKYKPLVPPEQTMKEFTVRALILGLIMSVVLGAANAYLGLKAGMTIAATYPAAVISMAFLRLFRGTILEENFARTVGSIGEAVAAGAIFTIPAFLIAGVWTNFDEPQRYWESAFIMFIGGVIGILFVALLRRVLVEDPELPFPESVAASEIHKAGQAGGGEARYLFGAMVIGAVIQTLGKFNFFATSWEKFTMFVKTGVKLLSGRGQEITSISAGGGTLLTAPAVSPAYIGVGFIIGPRLASLNFSGGLLAWGLFVPLLMYFLGPQLEPLVMQETQPTSWTELAYAIWKFIVRPIAIGGMLLSAIYTLYRMRTSLAAGLRRSISDLRKATAGEATSVSRVDQDLSLKWVLGLLLVFSVLTFALYYYFSGLFNASITATIVMIIAGFFFAAVSGYLVGIIGASNNPVSGLTLSTLIVAALLMVVLGVKGLPGVAAVLGVAAVICVAAAVAGEMFQDLKVGHILGGTPWKMQVGDIIGVFVAAFVLYFPLLILHQGDIKAGGTGFGGKALPAPQASLMAMLSKGIVGGEMAWPLIIVGILMAFGLILLQVRSPMLVFVGMYLPFETTSAIFVGGLIRGIADLIAKKRGFTEEQMLKLENNGTLLASGLIAGEALMGLVFAGLAFYEIKITPITPTPSYLVSLIVIALIALLLITTPIRYALRTQEKKS